The following proteins are encoded in a genomic region of Thermococcus henrietii:
- a CDS encoding phosphoenolpyruvate carboxykinase (GTP) — protein sequence MDALEKLRELLPEEQFEKVKAIDNPELHAFLAEWIEWLEPSKVFVCTDSEEDEQYVRWKALYYGEEKMLETPNHTVHYDNYYDQARDKANTKLLVPGGKEIPFLNTKDRDEGLKEIRELMKGVMKGKELFICFFVLGPRNSVFTIPAVQLTDSAYVAHSEFILYRKGYEEFKRLGRNAKFFRFVHSEGELDERKTSKNLDRRRIYIDLVDDTVYSVNTQYGGNTIGLKKLAFRLTIQKAVREGWLSEHMFLMRVNGPNGRKTYFTGAYPSMCGKTSTAMIPWENIVGDDLSFIIPVNGVARGANVEKGVFGIIQGVNPEDDPIIWKVLHSPVEIIFSNVLVKDGKPYWNEMGVEIPDEGENHSGRWWRGKRDAEGNEIPPSHKNARFTVSLEHFPNVDLEALENPCGVEVGGMIFGGRDKDTWPPVREAFDWKHGVVTMGASLESETTAATLGKEGVRAFNPMAILDFMSVPLGEYIENYLRFGEKLRKAPKIFAVNYFLRDENGNWLNHKLDKAVWLKWMELRVHGDVDAIETPIGYIPKYEDLARLFKEVLNKDYSREAYEKQFTIRVPELLAKIERIEKIYREKVREVPEELFQVLEEERKRLLEAREKYGDYISPFALEGA from the coding sequence ATGGACGCCCTTGAAAAGCTTAGGGAACTCCTCCCCGAGGAACAGTTTGAGAAAGTTAAGGCGATAGACAACCCCGAGCTTCACGCTTTTTTGGCGGAGTGGATTGAGTGGCTCGAGCCGAGCAAGGTCTTCGTCTGCACCGACAGCGAAGAGGACGAGCAGTACGTCCGCTGGAAGGCCCTCTACTACGGCGAGGAAAAGATGCTCGAAACGCCGAACCACACGGTCCACTACGACAACTACTACGACCAGGCCAGGGACAAGGCCAACACCAAGCTCCTCGTTCCGGGTGGAAAGGAGATACCCTTCCTCAACACCAAGGACCGCGACGAGGGCCTGAAGGAGATTAGGGAGCTCATGAAGGGTGTCATGAAAGGCAAGGAGCTCTTCATCTGCTTCTTCGTTCTCGGACCTAGAAACTCCGTGTTCACGATTCCCGCCGTTCAGCTCACCGACTCGGCCTACGTTGCCCACTCCGAGTTCATACTCTACAGGAAGGGCTACGAGGAGTTCAAGCGCCTCGGAAGGAACGCCAAGTTCTTCCGCTTCGTTCACAGTGAGGGGGAGCTCGACGAGAGGAAGACGAGCAAGAACCTGGACAGGAGGAGGATTTACATTGACCTCGTGGACGACACGGTCTACTCCGTCAACACCCAGTACGGCGGCAACACGATCGGCCTTAAAAAGCTCGCCTTCAGGCTCACCATCCAGAAGGCGGTCAGGGAGGGCTGGCTCAGCGAGCACATGTTCCTCATGCGCGTGAACGGCCCGAACGGCAGGAAGACCTACTTCACGGGTGCCTATCCGAGCATGTGCGGCAAAACATCCACCGCCATGATTCCCTGGGAGAACATCGTCGGCGATGATCTGAGCTTTATAATACCCGTGAACGGCGTCGCCCGCGGTGCCAACGTTGAGAAGGGCGTCTTCGGCATAATTCAGGGCGTCAACCCCGAGGACGACCCGATAATCTGGAAGGTTCTCCACTCTCCGGTCGAGATAATCTTCTCGAACGTCCTCGTCAAGGACGGGAAGCCCTACTGGAACGAAATGGGCGTTGAAATTCCTGATGAGGGGGAGAACCACAGCGGAAGGTGGTGGAGGGGCAAGAGGGACGCGGAAGGAAACGAGATACCGCCGAGTCACAAAAACGCGCGCTTTACGGTTTCTCTCGAGCACTTCCCGAACGTTGACCTTGAAGCCTTGGAGAACCCGTGCGGTGTGGAAGTCGGCGGAATGATTTTCGGCGGCCGCGATAAGGACACCTGGCCCCCGGTGAGGGAAGCCTTTGACTGGAAGCACGGAGTGGTAACGATGGGCGCCTCGCTTGAGAGCGAGACGACGGCGGCGACCCTTGGGAAGGAAGGCGTTAGGGCCTTTAATCCGATGGCCATACTCGACTTCATGAGCGTCCCGCTCGGCGAGTACATCGAGAACTACCTGAGGTTCGGCGAGAAGCTGAGAAAAGCGCCGAAGATATTCGCCGTCAACTACTTCCTCCGCGACGAGAACGGCAACTGGCTCAACCACAAGCTCGACAAAGCGGTGTGGCTCAAGTGGATGGAGCTGAGGGTTCACGGCGACGTTGATGCAATCGAGACGCCGATAGGCTACATTCCCAAGTACGAGGACTTGGCAAGGCTCTTCAAGGAGGTTCTCAACAAGGACTACAGCAGGGAAGCCTACGAGAAGCAGTTCACGATAAGGGTTCCAGAACTGCTTGCGAAGATTGAGCGCATAGAGAAAATCTACCGCGAGAAGGTCAGGGAAGTTCCCGAGGAGCTCTTCCAAGTTCTCGAGGAGGAGAGGAAGAGACTCCTTGAGGCAAGGGAGAAGTACGGCGACTACATAAGCCCGTTCGCGCTTGAGGGCGCATGA
- a CDS encoding transposase: protein MNYITIKTKLEPERQKDYLKLALLTEKFKRAVELAIRLQLKGVKKSEGVKEVSRLVLNNWWYSDSAWDYAKMLLKGAEQNGGNPRHIHLKSKFLISKPKENEKGNRNVKIEGLNVRIRSNGEWLNFKMKTAGKFLPVLLDAQKFKYGVQVVLRNGKVYLHVQVPFEVYLKHYGRTANGKLYAGFDLNSDRVNMVILDERGIIRDVKVEHFPGVNSPGFSNRRARDLRLKALARLLDYAFYHGVRVVFFEDLGRIKRKNGKATTSRKGNRKASTFAKKELLEYGVVMALKRGFEVYLVNPAGSSKLGREFARGLGLDVHSASAFVIGWWGVNSLKTHEHSQKEEQFS, encoded by the coding sequence GTGAATTACATCACAATCAAAACAAAACTCGAACCAGAAAGACAGAAAGACTACCTGAAACTCGCTCTCTTGACTGAAAAATTCAAAAGAGCCGTCGAACTGGCGATAAGACTCCAGCTCAAGGGAGTCAAGAAGAGCGAGGGTGTAAAGGAAGTTTCTCGGCTGGTTCTCAATAACTGGTGGTATTCTGACAGCGCGTGGGATTATGCTAAAATGCTGTTAAAGGGGGCAGAGCAAAACGGTGGGAATCCGAGACACATTCACTTGAAGTCGAAATTCCTCATCAGCAAACCCAAGGAGAACGAGAAGGGGAACAGGAACGTGAAGATTGAAGGGTTGAACGTTAGAATCCGCTCGAACGGTGAATGGCTAAACTTTAAGATGAAGACCGCTGGGAAGTTTCTTCCTGTCCTTTTGGATGCTCAAAAGTTCAAATACGGCGTGCAGGTTGTTCTTCGGAATGGGAAGGTTTATCTTCATGTTCAGGTGCCTTTCGAGGTTTATCTTAAACACTACGGGAGGACTGCTAATGGAAAGCTTTACGCTGGATTTGATTTGAATTCGGACAGGGTGAATATGGTTATTCTCGATGAGAGGGGGATTATTCGGGACGTTAAGGTTGAGCATTTTCCGGGAGTTAATTCTCCGGGGTTCTCGAACAGGAGGGCTCGGGATTTGAGGCTAAAGGCTCTTGCTCGATTGCTGGATTATGCGTTTTATCATGGTGTTAGGGTCGTGTTCTTCGAGGATTTGGGGAGGATTAAGAGGAAAAACGGAAAGGCAACGACTTCAAGGAAAGGAAATCGTAAGGCGTCAACTTTTGCTAAGAAAGAACTTCTTGAGTATGGTGTTGTTATGGCGTTGAAGAGGGGTTTTGAGGTCTATCTGGTTAATCCTGCCGGTTCCTCAAAATTAGGGCGGGAATTTGCTCGGGGATTGGGTTTGGACGTTCATTCCGCCTCAGCCTTTGTGATTGGTTGGTGGGGAGTTAATTCACTGAAAACTCACGAACACTCCCAAAAAGAAGAACAGTTTAGTTAG